A window of Kocuria sp. TGY1127_2 genomic DNA:
CGCGGTGATCACGAAGCCCGTGGTACCGCCGAAGATGGCGACCGCAAGGTTGAACATGATGCCCATCGCGGTGTAGCGAACCTTGGTGGGGAATAGCGAAGGTAGCGCCGATGCCTGAATCGAAACCTGGAACATCATAATGATGCCCATGATCAAAAGACCGAGGAACGTGGACCAGGTGTGGCCCATGGTCATCAACGCGAAGGCCGGAATCGACCCGATCACGCCGATCACGCATCCGGTCAACATGACAGGACGACGCCCCACACGGTCCGAGATGGCCCCGAACAGCGGCAGGCTGACCGAAACGATAATCAGAACCGGCACCAACAGGGCATTGCCGTGCAGGGTGTCGTATCCCAAGACGTCGGAGAGGTACTCGGGCATGTACGTGGTCACGGCATAGCCGACGACCTGGGCGCACATGACCATTGCCGAACCGATCAGCAGGTGCGGCCAATGTCCGCGGACGACCTCGAGAAGCTCGTCCTTGATGGACTTCTCCTCCTGCTTGGCCTCCTCGTCCTGGGCGTCCATCTGCGCCTCGAAGGCGTGAGACTCCTGGATATGGCTACGCATGTACAGGCCCACAAGGCCCAAGGGAAGCGCTACCCAGAAACAGATGCGCCAGCCCCAGTCCGTCATGAACTGTTCGCCACCGACGACCTCGATGACGGTCGCGAGCGTGGCGGCCGCGGCGAAACCGAGGTAGGAGCCGAAGTCCAGGAAGGAGCCCCAGAAGCCACGACGCCGGTCGGAGGCGTACTCGGCGATGAAAGTTGCGGCACCGGCATACTCGCCGCCGGTGGAAAAACCCTGCACGAACTTGAGCAGGACCAGAAGAATGGGCGCAAAGACGCCAATGGTCGAGTAGCCCGGGAGGCAACCGA
This region includes:
- a CDS encoding MFS transporter, translating into MSDSQSAKSPSLTADDVHVVDQAEMKKALRATLLGNFMEWFDIGVFAYVMTYIALVFFPLPAPWDSLATFATLAVTFLVRPLGGLILGPIGDKIGRRKVLAFTILMMSLGTFLIGCLPGYSTIGVFAPILLVLLKFVQGFSTGGEYAGAATFIAEYASDRRRGFWGSFLDFGSYLGFAAAATLATVIEVVGGEQFMTDWGWRICFWVALPLGLVGLYMRSHIQESHAFEAQMDAQDEEAKQEEKSIKDELLEVVRGHWPHLLIGSAMVMCAQVVGYAVTTYMPEYLSDVLGYDTLHGNALLVPVLIIVSVSLPLFGAISDRVGRRPVMLTGCVIGVIGSIPAFALMTMGHTWSTFLGLLIMGIIMMFQVSIQASALPSLFPTKVRYTAMGIMFNLAVAIFGGTTGFVITALQNIFNSDLMGAYYIMFACIVGAIGVYFMKETSGHNLHGSMPAVEEEYEVSEVIENIEENDKYDLSTMPIDIVDDPRADKEGAH